In one Streptomyces sp. T12 genomic region, the following are encoded:
- a CDS encoding thioredoxin family protein: MTGLVVCVVVLVAASAYGVLHQRRSGRVRVRGRDDGKRLGAAELGEALGERATLVQFSSTFCAPCRATRRVLGEVAGMVPGVTHVEIDAEDNLDLVRRLDILKTPTVLVLDADGNVVRRATGQPRKADVIAALGEAV; the protein is encoded by the coding sequence ATGACCGGACTTGTGGTGTGCGTGGTGGTGCTCGTCGCGGCGAGCGCGTACGGAGTGCTGCATCAGCGGCGGAGCGGGAGAGTGCGGGTGCGCGGGCGGGACGACGGAAAGCGGCTCGGGGCGGCCGAGTTGGGTGAGGCGCTGGGTGAGCGCGCCACCCTCGTGCAGTTCTCCAGCACCTTCTGCGCACCCTGCCGGGCCACCCGGCGCGTGCTCGGCGAGGTGGCCGGCATGGTCCCGGGCGTGACCCACGTCGAGATCGACGCCGAGGACAATCTGGACCTCGTACGCCGGCTCGACATCCTCAAGACGCCGACCGTGCTGGTCCTCGACGCCGACGGCAACGTCGTACGGCGGGCCACCGGTCAGCCGCGCAAGGCGGACGTCATCGCCGCGCTGGGTGAAGCGGTCTGA